A genome region from Thermococcus onnurineus NA1 includes the following:
- the radA gene encoding DNA repair and recombination protein RadA: MPKKKKAEDEIKELEEFEELDVVEESSSSSTKKKQKEIKTLEDLPGVGPATAEKLREAGYDSIEAIAVASPMELKEIAGISEGAALKIIQAAREAANIGTFMRADEYMEKRRTIGKISTGSKSLDKLVGGGIETQAITEVFGEFGSGKTQLAHTLAVMVQLPPEEGGLQGSVIWIDTENTFRPERIRQIAENRGLDPEEVLKNIYVARAFNSNHQMLLVERAEEIIKEKAETERPVKLIVIDSLMAHFRSEYVGRGTLAERQQKLAKHLADLHRIADLYDIAVFVTNQVQAKPDAFFGDPTRPVGGHILAHSATLRIYLRKGKAGKRVARLIDSPHLPEGEAIFRITDKGVED, translated from the coding sequence ATGCCGAAGAAAAAGAAGGCTGAGGATGAAATAAAAGAGCTCGAGGAGTTTGAGGAGCTCGACGTTGTTGAGGAGTCATCATCAAGCTCAACCAAGAAGAAGCAGAAAGAGATTAAGACGTTAGAGGATCTTCCGGGCGTTGGTCCCGCCACTGCCGAGAAGCTCCGCGAGGCTGGCTACGACAGCATTGAGGCTATAGCCGTTGCATCTCCGATGGAGCTTAAGGAGATAGCCGGTATAAGCGAGGGGGCGGCACTCAAGATAATCCAAGCTGCCAGAGAGGCAGCTAACATAGGAACCTTCATGCGCGCCGACGAGTACATGGAAAAGCGGAGGACCATAGGCAAGATATCCACCGGAAGCAAGAGCCTCGATAAGCTGGTCGGCGGTGGTATAGAAACCCAGGCCATAACCGAGGTCTTTGGTGAGTTTGGAAGCGGTAAGACCCAGCTGGCCCACACTCTGGCAGTAATGGTTCAGCTTCCGCCAGAAGAAGGTGGACTTCAAGGTTCGGTCATCTGGATAGACACGGAGAACACTTTCAGGCCCGAGAGAATACGGCAGATTGCTGAAAACCGCGGTCTCGATCCGGAGGAGGTCCTCAAGAACATCTATGTTGCAAGGGCATTCAACAGCAACCACCAGATGCTTCTTGTCGAGAGGGCAGAGGAGATAATCAAGGAGAAAGCCGAGACTGAGAGGCCCGTCAAGCTGATCGTCATAGATTCGCTTATGGCCCACTTCAGAAGTGAGTACGTTGGAAGGGGAACTCTTGCCGAGAGGCAGCAGAAGCTGGCAAAGCACTTAGCAGACCTTCACCGCATCGCTGACCTCTACGACATAGCAGTCTTCGTCACCAACCAGGTCCAGGCGAAACCTGACGCCTTTTTCGGCGATCCGACGAGGCCCGTTGGAGGTCATATACTCGCACACTCCGCGACGCTGAGGATATACCTCAGGAAGGGCAAGGCTGGAAAGCGCGTCGCCAGGCTCATAGACAGCCCGCACCTGCCCGAGGGAGAGGCTATATTCCGCATCACCGACAAGGGCGTCGAGGACTGA
- a CDS encoding DNA-directed DNA polymerase II large subunit codes for MAELYSEKMKAYFESLQREIDRAYEIARKARAQGKDPSTDVEVPQATDMAGRVESLVGPPGVAERIRALVKEYGKELAALKVVDEIIDGKFGDLGSKEKYAEQAVRTALAILTEGIVSAPLEGIADVKIKRNEWADGSEYLALYYAGPIRSSGGTAQALSVLVGDYVRKKLGLDRFKPSEKHIERMVEEIDLYHRAVTRLQYHPEADEVRLAMKNIPIEITGEETDKVEVSHRDVPGVETNHLRGGAILVLAEGVLQKAKKLVKYIDKMGIEGWDWIKEFVEAKEKGKAEVKEEKVESAGEEAPTEKVEEKIEKGFYYELYEKFRANIAPNKKYTKEIIGGRPLFAEPSTNGGFRLRYGRSRVSGFATWSVNPATMLILDEFIAIGTQMKTERPGKGCIVTPATTVEGPIVKLKDGSVIRVDDYQTALKIRDKIEEILYVGDALVNFGDFVENNQTLLPANYAEEWWIQEFAKAIADIYEVELKPFEDNPREAVEEAAEYVELDPDFLERLLKDPLRVRPSIEEAIHISKVLDIPFHPHYTLYWNTLKPEEVEDLQKALLGAQIEWDEHMKNKFARKVVLDNDSKIKRYLELLGLPHRLERTEDRKKVIVIEYPWSAALLTPLGNLEWEFKAKPFHTVIDIINKGNRIKLRDRGISWIGARMGRPEKAKERKMKPPVQVLFPIGLAGGSSRDIKKAAEEGKTTEVEIAFFKCPKCGHVGPEHICPSCGTRKELLWHCPKCSTDYLEGEADNFDFRCPKCGIELKPYARRRIKPSELLRAAMENVKVYGIDKLKGVQGMTSGYKMAEPLEKGLLRAKNDVYVFKDGTIRFDATDAPITHFKPREIGVSVEKLRELGYTHDFEGKPLERDDQIVELKVQDVILSYEAGRYLLKVARFIDDLLEKFYGLPRFYNAEKMEDLIGHLVIGLAPHTSAGIIGRIIGFSDVLVGYAHPYYHAAKRRNCFPGDTRILVQIDGMPMRITLRELYELFEDEHYENMVYVRRKPKVDVKVYSFDPESGKVVLTDIEDVIKAPSTDHTIRFELELGRAFETTVDHPVLVYENGKFIEKRAFEVKEGDRILVPKLELPEADVESIDLLEEFSREEFKELWDRIMVRGLSGWFMSIGAGVKEDYLRRDSMPLDVLLNVLKEKGLSIKDVPDCYLGFKRDKVRIKRFVPVGPFLRVLGYYLAEGYARKSNSVYQIGFSIADEEAREDLKKALREAFGEGFGIHERGEKVTVGSRILYLLFTEVLKAGRNAHTKRVPAFVFKLTPELVAEMLRAYFEGDGSALKTVPRVVVYSVNKVLLEDIETLLLAKFGIRGYYTLDKNANRGNARGRLYHVERGGEPPVSKVYALNIAGEYYDRFFEKIGFVSDRKNSVYSLHSDKKRHHDKYLSENGWLVKVRRVEYVRPREEFVFSLNAKDYHNVLINENLVTHQCDGDEDAVMLLLDALLNFSKYYLPEKRGGKMDAPLVVTTRLDPREVDSEVHNMDVVRYYPLEFYAATYEMKSPKEIKFIERVEDRLGKPEMYEGIKFTHDTDDIGLGPKMSLYKQLGDMEEKVARQLALAERIRAVDEHHVAETIINSHLVPDLRGNLRSFTRQEFRCVKCNTKYRRPPLTGKCPKCGGKIVLTVSKGAIEKYLPTAKMLVTRYNVLDYTRQRICMTEKDIKSLFENVFPERQRTLMGFSADICEKMIKARTGKSNGRNGYLDELKANGKLKKKAEKSKAETKAEKKSKKAEKKTKPSEGLENDIRKEKSKMKKPKKGISLDEFFGS; via the coding sequence ATGGCCGAGCTGTATTCTGAAAAAATGAAAGCTTACTTTGAATCTCTCCAGCGCGAGATTGACAGGGCCTACGAGATAGCGAGAAAGGCCCGCGCTCAGGGTAAGGACCCGAGCACCGATGTTGAGGTTCCTCAAGCTACTGACATGGCCGGTCGTGTCGAAAGCCTCGTTGGCCCTCCAGGCGTTGCCGAGAGGATTAGGGCGCTCGTCAAAGAGTATGGAAAGGAACTGGCCGCCCTTAAGGTCGTTGACGAGATAATAGACGGCAAATTCGGTGACCTTGGGAGCAAGGAGAAATACGCAGAGCAGGCGGTAAGGACGGCCCTTGCTATTCTCACTGAGGGCATCGTCTCCGCCCCGCTGGAAGGAATAGCCGACGTTAAAATCAAGCGCAACGAGTGGGCTGATGGGAGTGAGTACTTAGCCCTCTACTATGCCGGGCCAATAAGAAGCTCTGGTGGAACGGCTCAGGCTTTGAGTGTTCTCGTTGGTGATTACGTGAGAAAAAAGCTCGGCCTCGACAGGTTCAAGCCGAGCGAGAAGCACATTGAGAGAATGGTTGAGGAGATAGACCTCTACCACCGGGCAGTTACGAGGCTCCAGTATCATCCGGAGGCAGACGAAGTAAGACTTGCCATGAAGAACATCCCCATAGAGATAACCGGCGAAGAGACCGACAAGGTTGAAGTTTCCCACCGCGATGTCCCTGGAGTGGAGACCAACCACCTGCGCGGCGGTGCAATCCTCGTTCTTGCTGAAGGTGTCCTCCAGAAGGCCAAGAAGCTCGTCAAGTACATTGACAAGATGGGCATAGAGGGCTGGGACTGGATAAAGGAGTTCGTCGAGGCGAAGGAGAAAGGCAAGGCTGAGGTCAAGGAAGAGAAGGTCGAGAGCGCCGGTGAAGAAGCTCCCACTGAGAAAGTTGAGGAGAAAATTGAGAAGGGCTTCTACTACGAACTCTACGAGAAGTTCAGGGCCAATATCGCCCCCAACAAGAAGTACACGAAGGAGATAATCGGTGGCAGGCCGCTCTTCGCCGAACCCTCCACTAACGGTGGCTTCAGGCTTAGATACGGCCGTTCGAGGGTTAGTGGCTTCGCAACCTGGAGCGTCAATCCTGCAACCATGCTCATCCTCGACGAGTTCATAGCCATAGGCACGCAGATGAAGACTGAACGCCCCGGAAAGGGCTGTATCGTAACCCCCGCAACCACCGTCGAAGGCCCGATAGTCAAGCTCAAGGATGGCTCGGTTATCCGAGTTGACGACTATCAAACCGCCCTCAAAATCCGCGACAAAATCGAGGAGATACTCTACGTCGGCGACGCCCTTGTCAACTTCGGCGACTTTGTTGAGAACAATCAGACTCTCTTGCCTGCCAACTACGCTGAAGAATGGTGGATTCAGGAGTTTGCTAAAGCTATCGCGGATATCTACGAGGTCGAGCTGAAGCCCTTCGAGGACAACCCACGCGAGGCGGTAGAAGAGGCCGCTGAATACGTCGAGCTTGATCCTGACTTCCTTGAAAGGCTCCTTAAAGACCCTCTCCGCGTCAGGCCGAGCATTGAAGAAGCCATACACATCTCCAAGGTTCTCGACATTCCCTTCCACCCCCACTACACCCTCTACTGGAACACACTAAAGCCGGAGGAAGTTGAGGATCTCCAGAAGGCCCTTCTCGGCGCTCAAATCGAGTGGGACGAGCACATGAAAAACAAGTTCGCGAGAAAAGTCGTCCTCGACAACGACTCGAAGATAAAGCGCTACCTCGAGCTTTTGGGCCTTCCGCACCGATTGGAGCGGACGGAAGATCGGAAGAAGGTTATCGTAATCGAATATCCCTGGAGTGCCGCATTACTGACTCCCCTCGGCAACCTCGAGTGGGAATTCAAGGCCAAGCCCTTCCACACAGTAATTGACATCATCAACAAGGGCAATAGGATTAAGCTCCGCGATCGGGGTATAAGCTGGATCGGCGCGAGAATGGGCAGGCCCGAGAAGGCCAAAGAGAGGAAGATGAAGCCACCCGTTCAGGTGCTCTTCCCGATCGGTCTCGCCGGTGGAAGCTCCCGTGACATAAAGAAGGCCGCCGAAGAAGGCAAGACTACGGAGGTGGAGATAGCCTTCTTCAAGTGTCCAAAATGCGGCCACGTTGGGCCAGAACATATATGTCCGAGCTGCGGAACGAGGAAAGAGCTTCTCTGGCACTGCCCGAAGTGCAGCACTGATTATCTTGAGGGTGAGGCCGATAACTTCGACTTCCGGTGTCCGAAGTGTGGGATCGAGCTCAAGCCCTACGCCAGGCGGAGGATAAAACCCTCTGAGCTTCTCCGCGCCGCTATGGAGAACGTTAAGGTCTACGGCATAGACAAGCTCAAGGGTGTCCAGGGAATGACCTCCGGCTACAAGATGGCCGAGCCTTTAGAGAAAGGCCTCCTCCGGGCCAAGAACGACGTCTACGTATTTAAAGATGGTACAATCCGTTTCGACGCCACCGATGCCCCGATAACCCACTTCAAGCCGCGGGAGATAGGCGTAAGCGTTGAGAAGCTCCGCGAGCTTGGCTACACCCACGACTTCGAGGGTAAACCGTTAGAGCGGGACGATCAGATAGTCGAGCTCAAGGTGCAGGACGTAATCCTCTCCTACGAGGCTGGCAGATACCTCCTCAAAGTCGCACGCTTCATAGATGACCTGCTTGAGAAGTTCTACGGACTGCCAAGGTTCTACAACGCCGAGAAGATGGAGGATTTGATAGGCCACCTCGTCATCGGTCTTGCTCCCCACACGTCTGCCGGAATTATTGGCAGGATAATAGGCTTTTCCGACGTGCTGGTTGGTTATGCCCACCCGTATTATCATGCCGCGAAGAGAAGGAACTGCTTCCCTGGTGACACGAGGATACTCGTCCAGATTGACGGAATGCCAATGAGGATAACGCTTAGAGAGCTCTACGAGCTCTTCGAGGATGAACACTACGAGAACATGGTTTACGTCAGAAGGAAGCCGAAGGTTGATGTCAAAGTTTACTCCTTCGACCCAGAGAGCGGAAAGGTCGTTCTGACAGATATCGAGGATGTCATCAAAGCTCCAAGCACTGACCACACCATTCGCTTCGAGCTTGAGTTGGGAAGGGCCTTTGAGACAACCGTTGACCATCCGGTTCTTGTCTACGAAAACGGGAAATTCATAGAGAAGAGGGCATTTGAGGTCAAGGAGGGCGACAGGATACTCGTTCCCAAGCTAGAGCTTCCAGAGGCGGACGTTGAGTCCATTGACTTGCTTGAGGAATTCTCTCGCGAGGAGTTTAAAGAGCTGTGGGACAGGATAATGGTTCGTGGTCTCTCTGGATGGTTTATGTCAATAGGTGCTGGAGTGAAGGAAGATTACCTCCGCAGGGACTCCATGCCTCTGGATGTTCTACTCAATGTTCTGAAGGAGAAGGGACTCTCGATTAAAGACGTTCCAGACTGCTACTTAGGCTTCAAGCGGGACAAGGTTAGGATAAAGCGCTTCGTTCCGGTTGGACCATTCCTCCGCGTCCTTGGCTACTACTTGGCAGAAGGCTATGCCCGCAAGAGCAATAGCGTTTACCAGATAGGCTTCTCGATAGCGGACGAAGAGGCCAGGGAAGACCTCAAGAAAGCTTTAAGGGAGGCCTTCGGCGAGGGCTTTGGAATTCATGAGAGGGGCGAGAAGGTTACTGTCGGCTCACGCATCCTGTACCTCCTCTTCACGGAGGTGCTGAAAGCTGGAAGAAACGCACACACGAAGAGAGTTCCTGCCTTTGTTTTCAAGCTAACTCCTGAACTTGTGGCCGAGATGCTGAGGGCCTACTTTGAGGGAGATGGGAGCGCTCTCAAAACCGTGCCAAGGGTGGTCGTCTACAGCGTTAACAAGGTTCTGCTTGAGGATATCGAAACGTTACTCCTCGCCAAATTTGGAATCCGTGGTTACTACACCCTTGACAAGAACGCCAATCGTGGCAATGCCCGCGGCAGGCTCTACCATGTTGAACGTGGAGGTGAGCCTCCGGTTTCGAAAGTCTATGCCTTGAACATAGCCGGTGAGTACTATGACAGATTCTTTGAGAAAATAGGCTTTGTGAGTGACCGGAAGAATTCTGTGTATTCACTGCACTCTGATAAAAAGAGGCATCATGACAAATACCTCTCCGAAAATGGCTGGCTCGTGAAAGTTAGGCGTGTTGAATACGTCAGGCCCAGAGAGGAATTCGTCTTCTCACTAAACGCCAAAGATTACCACAATGTTCTGATTAATGAAAATTTGGTAACGCACCAATGCGACGGCGACGAAGATGCAGTAATGCTCCTCCTCGATGCCCTCCTGAACTTCAGCAAGTATTACCTCCCTGAGAAGCGCGGTGGGAAGATGGACGCGCCGCTGGTTGTTACCACCCGCCTTGACCCGCGCGAGGTGGACAGTGAGGTCCATAACATGGACGTTGTCAGGTATTATCCGCTCGAGTTCTACGCGGCGACTTACGAGATGAAATCGCCCAAGGAGATAAAGTTCATCGAGCGCGTTGAGGACCGCCTAGGAAAGCCCGAGATGTACGAGGGCATAAAGTTCACCCACGACACTGATGACATCGGCCTCGGCCCGAAGATGAGCCTGTACAAACAGCTCGGCGACATGGAGGAGAAGGTCGCCCGTCAGCTGGCTTTGGCGGAGCGTATTCGTGCGGTTGACGAGCACCACGTTGCCGAGACGATAATCAACTCCCACCTCGTTCCAGACCTGAGGGGCAACCTCAGGAGCTTCACCAGACAGGAGTTCCGCTGCGTCAAGTGCAACACGAAGTACCGGAGACCACCGCTCACCGGCAAGTGCCCCAAGTGCGGCGGCAAAATCGTCCTGACCGTCAGTAAAGGTGCAATTGAGAAGTACCTGCCGACGGCCAAGATGTTGGTTACGCGGTACAACGTGCTGGACTACACGAGGCAGAGGATATGCATGACAGAAAAGGACATCAAGAGCCTCTTTGAGAACGTCTTCCCGGAGAGGCAGAGGACTTTGATGGGCTTCTCCGCTGACATCTGCGAGAAGATGATAAAGGCCAGAACCGGCAAGTCCAACGGCAGGAACGGCTACCTTGACGAGCTTAAGGCCAACGGGAAGCTCAAGAAAAAGGCTGAGAAGTCAAAAGCCGAGACGAAAGCTGAAAAGAAGTCTAAAAAAGCTGAGAAAAAGACCAAGCCTTCTGAAGGTCTTGAGAATGACATTAGGAAGGAGAAGTCCAAGATGAAGAAGCCCAAGAAGGGCATAAGCCTGGACGAGTTTTTTGGTTCCTAG
- a CDS encoding ORC1-type DNA replication protein, translating to MDDNYLDSIFEKYLHAKKIFKNKEVLRHSYTPRELPHRREQIENLAHILVPVLRGETPSNVFVYGKTGTGKTVTIKFVTEELKKISQKYNVPVDVIYVNCEIVDTQYRVLANIVNHFREESGVEVPLVGWPTDEVYSKLKAVIDAKERFVIIVLDEIDKLIKKSGDDILYSLTRINTELHRAKVSIIGISNDLKFKDYLDPRVLSSLSEEEVVFPPYDANQLRDILMQRAKDAFNEGVLDDGVVPLCAALAAREHGDARRALDLLRVAGEIAEREGASKVTERHVWKAQEKIEQDTMEEVIKTLPLHSKVLLYAIVLLDENGELPANTGDVYSVYKSLCDHIDLEPLTQRRVSDLINELDMLGIINAKVVSKGRYGRTKEIRLNVTPYKVKNIYRHDHQLQTVLTISMSRQRRLL from the coding sequence ATGGACGACAATTACCTTGATTCAATCTTCGAGAAGTATCTTCATGCCAAGAAGATTTTCAAGAATAAGGAGGTTTTAAGGCATAGCTATACGCCCAGAGAGCTTCCTCACAGGCGTGAACAGATTGAGAACCTTGCGCACATTCTCGTTCCGGTTCTTAGAGGTGAAACTCCTTCCAACGTTTTCGTCTACGGCAAAACCGGTACTGGTAAGACCGTCACCATAAAGTTCGTCACAGAGGAGCTGAAGAAGATATCCCAAAAGTACAACGTTCCCGTTGATGTTATCTATGTCAACTGTGAGATAGTCGACACACAGTACCGTGTTCTTGCCAACATAGTGAACCACTTCCGCGAGGAGAGTGGCGTTGAAGTTCCGCTCGTAGGATGGCCGACCGATGAGGTGTACTCCAAGCTCAAGGCGGTCATAGATGCCAAAGAGCGCTTCGTCATCATAGTCCTCGATGAGATTGACAAACTCATCAAAAAGAGCGGTGACGATATTCTTTACTCTCTCACGAGGATAAACACCGAACTTCACCGGGCGAAGGTTAGCATAATTGGCATATCCAACGACCTCAAGTTCAAGGACTACCTGGACCCGCGCGTTCTTTCAAGTCTAAGCGAGGAGGAGGTTGTCTTCCCACCTTACGACGCCAATCAGCTGCGGGATATACTCATGCAGCGTGCTAAGGATGCCTTTAACGAAGGTGTTCTCGATGACGGTGTAGTTCCCCTCTGTGCTGCCTTGGCAGCCCGCGAGCACGGTGATGCAAGGCGCGCCCTCGACCTGCTCCGCGTCGCTGGAGAAATAGCCGAGCGCGAAGGGGCGAGCAAGGTAACCGAGCGCCACGTCTGGAAGGCCCAAGAGAAGATAGAGCAGGACACCATGGAGGAGGTCATAAAGACCCTTCCGCTCCACTCAAAGGTTCTCCTCTATGCTATCGTTCTCCTGGACGAGAACGGCGAGCTGCCCGCAAACACTGGCGACGTCTATTCTGTCTACAAGTCCCTCTGCGACCACATAGACCTTGAACCGCTAACTCAGAGGCGCGTGAGTGATTTAATAAATGAACTAGATATGCTCGGCATCATAAACGCCAAGGTCGTCAGCAAGGGCCGCTATGGTAGAACCAAGGAGATAAGGCTCAACGTAACTCCTTATAAGGTCAAGAACATATACCGTCATGATCACCAGCTCCAGACGGTGCTCACTATAAGCATGTCCCGCCAGAGGAGGCTGCTCTGA
- a CDS encoding DNA-directed DNA polymerase II small subunit has protein sequence MGLIEDLMANNYLITPSAYYLLVDGYKKDFTLAELIKFAKARGTFVIDSTVAREFLMEKGMAPLESSISSSAEFHPHVEEQTSEDMASEAEMLVETPGTVESSAVDGEILELTTVAAVHSADEGTSISTGTSSESGGDMSEMGPLGQEEPNFSGGESYISTGTLEESPLIGDSESETEVMEASISEVADETLPVEGGLSVEEAPTGNDNGNVPSYVSSEEADNGVKPRIVYGDYGVPIAYVEEVPEEEKSYSVYSDFRISPKEGFYYRAKEIPEDYEIAFDVKDVKFTIPKAKDARGKEGEIIIKVYADYFRSRLKKMRRILRENPEIGSVIDIAKLSYVRTDDDVTIIGLVNSKRETAKGFMFEVEDNTGIIKVFINRNNEDSKKFFEIMPDAVVAFKGRYSGRGIFFADKIYLPDVPKFKREKPPLEEKVYAVLLSDVHVGSNKFCEKAFMRFLEWLNGDVNNRAEEELVSRIKYMIIAGDVVDGIGIYPGQYNELAIPDIFDQYEALANLLSNVPDHITMFIGPGNHDAARTALPQPGFYEEYARPLLKLKNAVIISNPAVVKLHGRDFLIAHGRGIEDVVSFIPNRTHHRPAEAMLDLLKLRHLAPTFGEKVPIAPDPEDTLVIESVPDLFQAGHVHVMQYKIYNGVFLINTGTWQAQTEFQKMVNIVPTPARVPIIDVETARLRAVVHFDQYCEGV, from the coding sequence ATGGGTCTGATTGAGGATTTAATGGCTAACAACTATCTAATCACTCCGTCGGCCTATTACCTCCTTGTTGATGGCTATAAGAAGGACTTTACTCTCGCTGAGCTCATCAAGTTCGCCAAGGCAAGGGGTACCTTTGTAATAGACTCCACCGTCGCCAGGGAGTTTCTCATGGAGAAGGGCATGGCTCCATTGGAAAGTTCGATCTCTTCTTCTGCAGAATTCCACCCCCATGTTGAAGAGCAAACTTCAGAAGATATGGCTTCTGAAGCTGAAATGCTTGTTGAAACGCCTGGAACTGTCGAATCGTCTGCTGTGGATGGAGAAATACTCGAACTGACAACTGTGGCTGCTGTTCATAGTGCTGACGAAGGAACGTCTATTTCCACTGGAACCTCCTCTGAAAGCGGGGGTGATATGTCTGAAATGGGCCCGTTGGGGCAAGAAGAGCCCAACTTTTCTGGGGGGGAGAGTTATATTTCCACTGGAACTCTGGAGGAATCCCCCCTTATAGGTGACTCTGAATCTGAAACCGAAGTCATGGAGGCCTCCATTTCTGAGGTTGCTGATGAAACCCTTCCAGTGGAAGGGGGGCTTTCAGTCGAAGAGGCTCCGACTGGAAACGACAATGGCAATGTCCCCAGCTACGTGAGCAGTGAGGAGGCCGATAACGGCGTCAAGCCGAGGATAGTCTACGGTGACTATGGTGTTCCGATAGCCTACGTCGAGGAGGTTCCTGAAGAAGAGAAGAGCTATTCAGTCTATTCTGACTTTAGGATATCTCCAAAGGAAGGCTTCTACTACAGGGCCAAAGAGATTCCAGAGGATTATGAAATTGCCTTCGATGTCAAGGACGTCAAGTTCACCATTCCGAAGGCCAAGGACGCCCGGGGCAAGGAGGGGGAGATAATAATCAAGGTCTATGCGGACTACTTCAGGAGCAGGCTCAAGAAGATGCGCCGTATTCTTCGCGAGAATCCGGAGATAGGCAGTGTGATAGACATAGCCAAGCTAAGTTACGTTAGAACCGATGATGACGTCACGATAATCGGCCTCGTGAACTCTAAAAGGGAGACTGCTAAGGGTTTCATGTTCGAGGTTGAGGACAACACGGGAATAATCAAGGTCTTCATAAACCGCAACAACGAGGACTCGAAGAAGTTCTTCGAGATAATGCCCGACGCTGTGGTGGCCTTCAAGGGTCGCTACTCTGGAAGGGGCATCTTCTTCGCGGATAAGATTTACCTGCCGGACGTTCCAAAGTTCAAGCGCGAAAAGCCGCCCCTTGAGGAAAAGGTCTACGCTGTTCTGCTCAGTGACGTCCACGTCGGAAGCAATAAGTTCTGCGAGAAAGCCTTTATGCGCTTCCTCGAGTGGCTCAACGGAGATGTCAACAACAGGGCCGAGGAGGAGCTCGTGAGCCGGATTAAGTACATGATAATCGCTGGCGACGTCGTTGATGGCATAGGCATCTATCCCGGCCAGTACAACGAGCTTGCTATTCCTGACATTTTCGATCAGTACGAGGCTTTGGCGAACCTCCTCTCCAACGTCCCGGACCATATAACAATGTTTATTGGCCCGGGCAACCACGATGCGGCCAGAACGGCCCTTCCTCAGCCGGGCTTTTACGAAGAATATGCCAGACCTCTCCTTAAGCTCAAGAACGCGGTCATAATAAGCAATCCTGCGGTGGTAAAGCTTCATGGCAGGGACTTTCTCATAGCTCACGGAAGGGGGATAGAGGACGTCGTCAGCTTTATCCCGAACAGAACCCATCACAGGCCTGCGGAGGCAATGCTCGACCTCCTCAAGCTCCGCCACCTTGCACCAACCTTCGGTGAGAAGGTGCCAATAGCTCCGGATCCGGAGGATACCCTTGTCATAGAGAGCGTTCCAGACCTCTTCCAGGCCGGCCACGTCCACGTTATGCAGTATAAGATTTACAACGGCGTCTTTTTGATAAACACCGGCACATGGCAGGCCCAGACGGAGTTCCAGAAGATGGTGAACATCGTTCCTACCCCTGCAAGGGTTCCAATAATCGATGTGGAAACCGCCCGTTTGAGGGCCGTTGTGCACTTTGACCAGTACTGTGAGGGTGTTTGA
- a CDS encoding potassium channel family protein, whose product MIPVPLVRRLLKLKIRVSRNKLLLIATVVLGLALAFAGLFMYLEGVDFFTAFYWAIITMATIGYGDIIPQTEAGRIVAMIAAVAGISTFTALVSILAEYFISSSLRRMTGMHRVRYSRHYVIIGQGSSVPSCVSELMSAISSGDADARPIVVVLPSEEERKKLELPEEVEVLIGDPTNRETLERAKVGDASYVILSLEDDSKSVFTTLMIKRISDAKVFVEALKPESVELLKQAGADRVITSRSLAGRLLASSVFEPEVVDVIDDLTTTSRGYDISTIVRKNLWGVPYIEAFQKLYSEGYFLVGYYTDRAILGPNLNEPIPEGAKLLVIRSVVSTGKG is encoded by the coding sequence ATGATTCCAGTACCCCTCGTTAGAAGACTCTTGAAGCTCAAGATCCGGGTGAGCAGGAACAAGCTTCTCCTAATTGCTACTGTGGTTCTGGGACTGGCGTTAGCTTTTGCGGGTCTGTTCATGTATTTGGAGGGCGTGGACTTCTTTACCGCGTTCTACTGGGCAATAATAACCATGGCCACGATCGGCTATGGGGACATAATCCCCCAAACCGAAGCCGGCCGGATAGTGGCTATGATAGCCGCTGTCGCTGGAATCTCGACTTTCACCGCCCTGGTTTCCATTCTAGCTGAATATTTCATTTCATCGTCTTTGAGGAGGATGACGGGCATGCATCGCGTAAGGTATTCTAGACATTACGTTATCATAGGTCAGGGAAGTAGCGTTCCCAGCTGTGTGAGTGAGCTCATGTCGGCGATTTCCTCTGGAGATGCTGATGCAAGGCCGATAGTCGTTGTTCTCCCCAGTGAAGAGGAGCGCAAAAAACTGGAACTTCCGGAAGAGGTGGAGGTTCTCATCGGGGATCCCACGAATAGAGAGACTCTTGAGAGGGCCAAGGTAGGGGATGCGTCCTATGTGATACTTTCCCTCGAGGACGACTCGAAGTCTGTCTTCACAACCCTAATGATAAAGCGCATATCTGATGCAAAAGTCTTCGTGGAAGCACTGAAGCCAGAGAGCGTCGAGCTGCTTAAGCAGGCAGGTGCCGACAGGGTTATAACAAGCAGGAGCCTCGCGGGCAGACTTTTAGCGAGTTCAGTCTTCGAACCCGAAGTCGTTGATGTCATAGATGACCTGACGACCACCTCCCGGGGCTATGACATATCCACTATTGTAAGGAAGAACCTCTGGGGTGTTCCCTACATCGAGGCGTTTCAGAAGCTTTATTCGGAGGGCTACTTCCTCGTCGGTTACTACACTGATAGGGCTATCCTCGGACCAAATCTCAATGAACCCATCCCGGAAGGGGCAAAACTGCTCGTGATAAGGAGTGTTGTTTCCACTGGAAAAGGCTGA